Within the Thunnus thynnus chromosome 23, fThuThy2.1, whole genome shotgun sequence genome, the region ATAATCAGAACAGGAAAATAATATAACATCTACCTTCTGCCTTCAGCTGGATCATCAGCCTCCCGTTTCCTTTTATGCGAAGGCCTTTTTTGGAACTCCGGCTTTTTCCGGTGCAGCATGGCTGTGTTCCACCAGACTCTGGCATCTTCAGTCAGAGTCTGGTTCACTCTGGTGGACTGTGGCTGAACACTGCTGGAGCTTTGGGTGGGAATACATGTAGATTTCTGGCTGCAGGTCTCCTTCACTTGGGTCTCCGGTGCAATCCTCAGAATCTGCTGGATTCTGACAGATTCTCCCTCAATAACCGTAGAGCAAGTGGCTCCAAGGCTCTCCATACAAGGAGCCTCCTTCTCTTTGGCCTCCAGTGTCTTTCCTACAGATGCAGACTGCAGTGCATTGTCCCACCAGAATCTAGTATCTTTAATCAGAGTTCTCCTGACTCTGGTGGGCTCACCATCAATGACCATCGGTATTGGGCTTTCGGTGGGCCTCGATGGGAAGTGAAATTTCCCCTCTTTCAGGACTTTTGAGGGAAGTGGACTTATCATGAGCCGTGCCATGGCTGCTGTGATAGCCACAACACCACTATCCTCTGTGGGAAGAGGACGTGTGTTCTCAGTAACTGTGAGTCTGGCCATGGCATCTGTGACCTCTTTCATGAGGGGATCCTTGCCTTTACAATACTAAGAGAGAATATTTGGATGCATGTTTAGATCATCTGTTATTTTAACCTTAAAAACTACCAGAAAGCTTAAAGCTTAACATTTGcaataaatatagaaatattattTCTATGTAATAATCGAAGTACTTGTGTGTAAAATTAATAACCCTGATAATAATTGTCATTTATATACACTTCACTCCCACTAATTTCAAAAGTGCCATGTTCCTTACTGACTAGTTATAGTTCTGTATAGttctgtgtatgtctgtgtatttcCCTGCTAAGGTCAACAGGTCAGTGGGCTCGGCATTTACTATTAGTTAGAACTGAACTCAACCTTTTAAATGATGAAAGTAAGCATTAATATGTGctttatgtttacattgtaaCTACTCATTTACTTGCCTCAAAGATGAGACTtagtatttgtttgtgttagaatacagataaatgaagacatttaatcAACTTACCATGCCCGTCTGAAAGCTGTTGAAGCTTGTAGCAAACATTGTTGTTGAAAACTTGCAAAATATTCAAACACTGGATACTCTCTCTGCGTTTGTACTCGAAGGGTGAAGATGTAGAAATGAAGCGGCTCAAATATCCTGAAGGcttctgttgtgtttgattCTAGAACCGTCATGATGTCATTAAGGTTGATGGAACCTTCCAAACAACTGGCTGACTTCAGCTTTACaaccaataaaataacaattacatgtgtatttacatttataattaTTACAACTTTGCAAACTTGTCTGATTCCTGATATTCAGTTGGAAGAAAAccaccaacacaaacacacatcttcaTACAACCTTCAAAGACACAAGCCCTTTGTCTTTGTTGAACATGATTGCACTTAATAccacagaaatatttttttatagtgTTTAAACCAGGATGTTCCTCATCGGAAATGGATAgtaacacaaacatgtacattttTGCAAAATCAGTCCAttacatgtatttacatttgtcaTCATAgcatctttttatatttttatgctgatgatcCATTGTTGTACATCTGAGTCAAACTGAATTCATTAAATGAATCGGCCTCTCAGCAagactgtttaaaatgttataactgcagtagATGTCAAGGTTTTTCATGATTaagtacagtatactgtatgttcacagACTGAATCTTAAGCTGTTACAGAAGGGTATGAAAGTGTTATAACTACATCTTCTGTCCACCCAGTGTCTTTTGGGGCTCCTCAAGGATCCATCCTAGGTCCTTTTCTATatctatgtacagtatatattatcCTTGGGTCACATTACCAGCACAGCATTTCCCACAATTTGTATGCAGACAATAACAATGTTAGCAGACGATCAGTTCTTCAAGATTGTCTTGATGACTTTAAGAAATAGATGAACCAAAACTGCAGAGAACCAAAACTGCAgagaaataatacattttgctgctgaattccagcattaaaatgacactgatcagcacaatgtaataaaaaccatacatgaatacatttgcagctgaaatgcatcacacacactgcaaatcAAAGCATTCAACCATCGCTAAATTTCACTTAAATGAAAAAACCCAACATTCTGGATTGTTTCATTAGACAAGTGATGCTTTCACTTGTGGTTTTCACTTTTCAGCTGCACCAAGCCTCGgccttgtgtgtttgttgttgtattgtctCAGTCAGCATTGCTGATAATTGGAAATACACCATCCTCAAGTCAGTGTATCTCCGGATTCCTCTGTAGTCATTAAGTTATAGATTTCAATTAGATTCTAATCGTTGTCTGCTTGTTTTTGGTTAAAGTTTGGAGCAGCAGCcaggagaaaaacaaagttgtgtttgtgttgtgttttgcagtGGGAGTTTAGAATCAATTACCTTCTGAGATAACTTCACAGTGGGTTGTTTTCTTATTAAACGGACCTGTGCTTGGCTGTTTAAGTTTTAGGGCCGCAgccctgttttctttttgaatggacAATTTCAGCTCTCTGCATGCATGGACTAACACTGCTGTCTCTGCACTATACACTGCTTAGTGGTGTTTAAAATTGAGATGTATTGATATGCAGTGCtattgtttcctctctcctgtgGATGGACAGTCAAAGGTGTCAGAGGGTCATCACCTTCTGCTGATTAAACCTCTGTTTCcaacagacagcagcaggaatAATGacacagtgtctgtgtgtgtgtatgtgtgtgtgtcatctgcacaGTTTAATTTGAGGAACATGCTGTGCATTTCAAAGCGCTGCACCATTGCACACAACTCAAACTGTGTTAAAGCAAAATAAGTGGactttcttttgtgtttttatgcacacCAGACTTATGTCAATTTCACAAACAAAGTTTGCTCTACTCCACATTACTGgcacatgtaaatgtaatgaaatctGACTTTATTAATCACTTTAGACACAAGAATTTTGaccatagaaaaaaaaaatatgctggACTTCATTACATGTCATATTACTTTAGGACTTATATCAGTATCAAAATATTagcaataatatttttttgatatCAGATGCACAGATGTAAGATATACAATATATCACAAtttgacaaatgtaaaaaagtcacaaaattaTCAAACTGATGTTCAGTGCAATGATGAGTGTTCCGCTTTTATGCATTTTATGATAAATCTccaatatataaaacaaaaacttttgttagtttttaattacaattCGCTTGAAATCAATAACAGTCTATATAATTaatcttttattattaattaatgattttataGATACTTTTTACGTCTAAAGTGACTGAAATTTAATTTTCTCAGTTGAGAATCAAAAGTAAATGGGTATAATTTGCCCTTGAAAGCCTTGTGAGTTCTGCATCATATgtaaatttgcaacaaatacGTTTAATTTGAGGTGATGTAGGTCTATATTTATGGGACTGCACCTCCCAGAGATGAAAAGGAATTTATTTGTCTATTACTAAAAAAGCCCTCTTACTGATTCTGTCTCAACACATGAACAATGTACTCATTGTGTTCCATCCTTTTCTCTAGATTGTGACATGCTGTGCCAGGATTGCGCTACTGCCTTTCATTACCAAAATTGCTAAAATTGGTTCCACACACCAACTTGTGCATGCTCCCCACATGTGTATCCAGCTCCATGAGTAGAACAATCTCATCATCTCTTAGCCAGGAACACCAACTATtgctgtgttatttatttatttgttttgaattgTTCACCAACCTCTCACACACTCTATCCAACCCTGCTTCCTAGAAATTACATGTATTACAGATTTGCAACCATAGCTATGTTTAATTAGATATATAATGCTAcatgaattatgttttttattaccATCTCAAGAAAATATATCTGCCAAGTTGCAGCATTTTGATGCTGTATgtatctgcaaaatgttcactgacgAATTGCATTTGTTTCCCCTACAATCTCTGCTCTTGTAAAACATTCTCTCATAGAAATTAAAGCATGATTAATCTTCTCTGGGGTCAGTTTTTGGCACTCACAGCACTTGCTTTATGTTAGGGGAAGTGCATTTCCATCCACcagttttgatctttttttaatctttacgCTTATAAACAGTGGAACtagcagaatttttttttagaaagtttAAATATTGCAAAAGAAATTTACCCTTTACTGAGGTGGAATACCTGGTGtatcaataaaaagaaaatgtggaaaCAAACTTTACCAAATAAATGATGTCATaaatgaagcatgtgacttaaacgtcactgaagcTTCCACTCAAAAGACAacaacatcagatctgtgtagACCAATGAGGGGACTGTAACATGCCTCAAATTactacatgaaacaaacataagTGTCATGTTTACATCAGGTTTCCCACATGGCTTTCCATCATTTGAGGTTTGACTAGCGCTCTTAATTATGTCATCTTGTTGCTTttcttctgcaatggtttaaCAGGACCAGACTGAGAATTAGCGCCACCAACTGTTTAATTTGataacatgcaaacacacaacagtaGTGGATAGGAACAAGCATAAATTCACACCTCCTTCTGCCAGTGTTCAGTAAATTTTGTAAAAATTTGAGTTAAATTTGAACAGAACCTGGAGCTTTAACACCCATCGTCCTCCCCACCCCATCCCACCCAGACCACCTCCTTATGATATCTGTGCAGTAAAACAAAGAAGCACTAGTGCCTTATATTAGCAGAAGTGTCAGGCTATGACTGACTGGACTGAAAAAGTACAATGCCTTGCTGGAGGACACTAAGATATTACTGTATGACTCACAAACTGTGGtggacaaagaaaaacatttactgaGCTGAAAGCACAAATATCCTAAAGGAATATTAGTCTAGTAAAAGTCAAAATCCTGCATTAAAAATCTTATGAAAGTACATAAATCATGTTGTTAGTGATGAAATGTACTTTGTAGCTTATGAACTTGTCCCTCCTTGTTTCCTCAGACGCTGCTTCCTCCTGTGTGAATGAGAGGATGGATGGTTGACCTCAGAGCTCACTGACTGGCTCGCTGAGCTTTGCTGGCCGCAGCTGCAATCATGGCCAAAAGCCCGGAGGTGAAGCTGGCCGTCTTTGGCAGAGCGGGGGTGGGCAAATCAGGTAGGCTGCTCGGTGTCTGTTTGTCAGTGTACATGCAGATTCTTTCAAAGGTTTTTCTCAAgttctctttttcttatttcattcattttttgttctAGGAAGTTTAAGAAAGTTGTGTTTGGTTGGAAACAGGcttatttaacagctttttacTCTTTGTTTTGGAGCTTAGATTAATCTtaaacacatttccaggtgACATTTAAAAGACTGGCTGAGTGTCTGCAGGTTTTAGggtgtgtgtattttatctCTTTCTGCCTCATTTATGTTGCCACTGTACGTCTCACCGTGAACTctgctgtttaatgtttttcctccatcttcctATCAGTATTTTTATGGTCACCATAATTTCTCCTCATACTCAGTTTGTTTGCATAGTTAACATTACAGTAGGAGGTTGTTTTGAGTCAGGCTTAAATACTTTTACTCCCACAGATAAGTCAGTTGAGtcattatcatttcatttcagcattCTTCCATAAGCTGCAGGGGCTCGGGCTCAGCTGGCGCCCTGTATGTTTTCTCCAGTAGCTAACGCAATAACATAGACCATATGTTTCCTGCCAGCTGCAAATCAAGACAGATTGCTTTTGCACAGCAATCAGCTGTTCAAAAACACGCTTCCATGTCAAAGAAGGCCGTTAAGATGCCTGTGGAGGTCAACGCAAGTACTGTACTGAAAAGTATGTAAAACATGGCAGTGCGGCTGACGATGTCTGACATGTAGGTCTGAAACCTTGTTTCAGAACTGCAGACTTTGAAGCTCCAATCTGCAACTTCTTTCCCTAAACTGAGAAGCATATTCATAGCCCTGCCCATCACCTCCACTCTGAGTCAAGTTTGTCCCCTAAAAACCCGTCAGTTATCTCAGACAAGCTGTCATCTGCCCCTAGCcttcacatctttctttttttctctcttctattTTCCTCTCAGTTTTTACAGTGACTTCCTGCTCTGTGGCTGCCAGCCTCATATTCTCATTTGAAATTCTGGAAATGGTTGATTAGGTTATTGTTCAGGCTTCAGGCATTATGTCAGCCgctgattttcttttaaaaatggcCTCTATGTGATCATTATTGAATTTGAAAACTTGCAAGAACATGCTCACCTCCCATTCAGtttcacagcagcaggaacaagactgaaaaacacTGCTGATGATTTCTTGCAAAATATAGAAGCGGATGGCCGGTTGTGTAGCCCCCTTTGTGACCTCAGCACTCCATAAGTTATTCCATGATTCGGTTAAATAGTGTTCCCTATTCAAAGCTCAGGggaaaagtgaaaatgtgaatttttttattggttaccttcaaaagtgtttttgtgatCTCACAGTCCTTAAGTctactttaaaatgtttaaatcaacTGAATTAAAACTAATGTCAAAATCCAACATTTCCACAGGCTGCCACAGCTAGTGCAGGGGGACTCAACGTATGTCCAGTGAAGAAGTAGAGCAGAGTGTAGCTGTGGAAACATTGGATTTACACATTGATGTCACCAGGGTAAAGCATTTTATCATTCTGGGAAGATGATAGACATACGTGGATCACAAAAATACCTAACGAGAGGATGTAACCTGGTAATAGTGAAGTGCAAATTTTTCTTCTGGGGATCATTAAAGTCTTATCTTAATAGATAAGAGTCTACAACCATGCTAAGGCTTGGTGAGGCTGTATTAAAGCACCTCAGCTTTAagttaaatgctaacatcagtcTGCTATATCATGCTCACAAtgaacatgttaacatgtttacaATGAGTAGGTATAATCTTTAtcatgttgactttttttttaccgttagccctaaacacaaagtacagctgaggctgatgtgaatgaatttgttttgcagtatttggtcataaatcaaagaatttaaCTTTGTGACGGGCATTAGAGGAAAAGTTAAGGGAACACCAAAGGTATTACAGCTCATCCTGAGTGTAACAGTTAAgatttagtctggaccaaagtgtggTACCAACCGACAGACAGACCAATATTGCCATTCCTAGAGCCACGACGCTAGCGGCTAGTGGCTAAAAATTGATCTATCATCCTCTATTCAACCTAGTTCTGGTCTAAACTCATTATTTGCTCACTGAAAAAAATTCTCTTGAATAACCTGCTTCCCTTTTCATTTGGACactttattttcacatgtacaTTTAATTCATGTAGCTCTGCAGTGGCCTGAACCTCATCTGTCAACCCGCATGCCTCCCTTTGCTCTTTTTTATGcccagaaacagacacacagcgGGACAGTAGTCATTGTTGTCACATCTGAAGCTACATGTAGCCCCGGTGATCCCTTCAACAATGGACAGCTCTCATCTAAACATAGCCCTTTAGTGGCAGCCCACAGATGCTAATGAATCAGCCTTCTCCTCAATCGGCAAACATCTGGACTGTGGCCGTAAATTATCCTCCCACTTCATGCACAGTatgacagaggagaaaaaatgtACACTAATGTTAAACAGATTTGAGATGTTGTTTTGAACCTTCTGGCGTGTTGGAGTGAGCACTCTTTTGTGGTTCATAAATCTGTATTAACTGTACTTCCATCTCAGCTAAAGAGATTATACGCCTAGTGTTTTAATACTTAGAGAGACTGTGTTTGAAACAGTTCAACCGGGCCACCCAACTGAAGTGCCGTCGAGCAAGACACTAGGGTTCTTTCTATTTGGCTGTCACATTACACAAttttagtttagcgtgttagcatgctaccaTTGGCTAATTATCCCAAAACAGAAAGTACAGCTGATGCTAACAGGAATGTTTATGACTTTAAGAAGGGATTTGAAGgaatatcaaaaacaaaaataaatgctcAAAATAAAATCTACACATTTTTCCAGAGTGAGCCAAGATTCACTTCAATGGAAAAGAAGGCTAATGAAAAGGTTGCTGTTGATTTATTTctaccatgaaaaaaaaaaatcaaatcaaatcaaatcaaataaagcTGCAAATGGTGCTGTTATTTCTGACTCAGTGGGTATTGTGCCTAATTTACAATATTGCATTAATGCAATAATGGCACCCTaaattctgtctgtctgttctgtagcttAATACAGAGATCTTCCAGTGGTGATCAATACAGTCTCGGAATAATCAATAAGGCAATTGATAGAAAGTTAATTGACaatgattttgatatttaattgaattgtttaagttatttattggacaaaaaatgtcaaacatccACTGCAGCTGGGACGATTTGcctatttatctgttttatatcactgtaaattcaatatctccctgttttggactgctggtcagacaaaacaagcaattgaAAACAAACTTTAGTCAATAGATTGTCAATAGATTGTTCCAGAGCAGGACCTATGTCCTTTAACACCACAAGCCTAACTTTCGCTGCAGTTGGACTGTGGTGTGTATTTAAAAGGCAGCTCCATGTTCTTTTAGTGTCTCGTAGATAACGACAAGACATCTGTTACCAAGACTGTAATGCACTGGGGGCAAAATGGATGTTTTCCATTCACTGATATTTCCATCTTGACTTATGATAGCAGTGcctgtgcaagtgtgtgtttgtctgatgCTAATGGCTCTTGTTTTAGTTGGACTTCAGTGTAGTTGTGCTGTTGTAGTAATCATGTCAATCTAGAGGCTGTTTTGTGGAGAAAATGGGAGCAGAGCTGCTGGGGGTCTTGGCATTGTTGGGGGGGGGGTCGCAGAGCCCTTCGTGATGGTCTGACCTGGACTCCTGCAGAGCCAACCAGCACTAATAAAAAGCAGAGTGTATTAACTCAAGTGTGGCTGTTCTGGCACTTTGCAGCTTTTTGGTTTATTGACTCAGTGGAGGGAAAGCAGGGTTGAGAAATAAGATAAATTCGTCCAATTACTGTACCTCCAACTTAGCCCCTGATCCCATAAAGTTGAGTACATACAGGCAGGGTTTTTTAGTGTTGTCAGTGAGTTAGATGAGCAAATACTCTGTCCCATGATGACAtgtgaaataatttaatatgaCTCTATTATTGAcagaaatatgatgaaaaacatgATATTAGATCAATGTCTGAGCTTGGAGTCACTTTCCCCCTATTGTTTTCAGCATCTTTGAGTATTTCAAAGTAAGCTTCTGGCTGTTTACAGTGACAGTTTAATCAAAACTTAATTTGAGACTTTCTGACATTGTTCATACAGAATAATCTATTTTGTTAATGCTGATGTTAAGTTACCTACAAGGAATTATCAGGTGACTCTTCAATTCTCCTCAGCTCAATGGAGCATTTTAGCGTCTTTATATTTGTTGTTATGATTTCATGGCCTGCATCTTTTCAGTTTTGGCTTGCTCCCACTGTAGCTGTTTTCACCAAAatgctctaaaaacccactgtacgctacctgttcagcaccaaatggcagacagacaaagttagcaactagctggtgaacacagtagAACATCCTGTGTCCAGAAACACCTGATTcctgttgtctgtctgctggatgtatcATATAAATAGCCAACTGTTTGCTAAAACATTGGTAATACATTAAGGTGATCAGATGTTTTGTGTTCATACCATGTTGCGCTCCTCCAAGTGAACAAAAAGCCAATTAAGCTTAAAACTTAATTTCTGAAAAGCTAAactttttccaaaatgttgttGTGAatcattttttctattttctattttcacttataatttcataaaaatacaaactaataATTACCAATAAAAACTCACATTGCAGCAAATGGTATTTCTACCTGATCAAATTTCATCAAACAATGCGAATAAAATCTGGCTGTTGACTGCTGTGAAAGCATGAACGCGCACACcataaaaaccattaaaaaaaaaaaaaagtacatagccaccatgacgtcgcccattggtttgtggactcccattttgaagctTCAAGTTCGGCATTTTGACTGTcaccatcttgtttttttggagccagaagtgaccatatttggacaagagggtggagctgaccctaacactagctgctagctgctagcttggttagcacagtgcatttacagtctatggttaactgtgatattgctaatgctaatgctaattttggctaGCGAAAACATGCTTAACGTGCTACAACTGAACctaaaacatgacttttttaggtgaccaaaatattacaattaactctcataaactgaaaacacactaaaatagtGATGGCTATGCCTATACTGCTATTCTAATCTGGGGTTATGTTACATAACGTATCCAGTGTTGTCAtcgtggtagcgacttgtcaatcacaaggtaggcacaccctaaagcataccctgctttgttatctattttactctaaatgggaccataatttacaaaatgaacatgatCATGCTGTTTTGAAGAAGACTCGAAACTAGTGATGGAGACCATAAACTctttaggaaactgtttactggggtaataaatcaagtgagaagttcacccattttc harbors:
- the LOC137175795 gene encoding uncharacterized protein — encoded protein: MFATSFNSFQTGMYCKGKDPLMKEVTDAMARLTVTENTRPLPTEDSGVVAITAAMARLMISPLPSKVLKEGKFHFPSRPTESPIPMVIDGEPTRVRRTLIKDTRFWWDNALQSASVGKTLEAKEKEAPCMESLGATCSTVIEGESVRIQQILRIAPETQVKETCSQKSTCIPTQSSSSVQPQSTRVNQTLTEDARVWWNTAMLHRKKPEFQKRPSHKRKREADDPAEGRSADRPAKQRTRRKVDGSGDHTNKDDASLVSTPQQRSGAQRRDSFQIILR